The following proteins are encoded in a genomic region of Nicotiana sylvestris chromosome 4, ASM39365v2, whole genome shotgun sequence:
- the LOC104223155 gene encoding stress response protein NST1-like: MSRCFPYPPPGYSLNTAANNEALIESIKLQREREIAKAEKKKEKKREKKEKRREEKKAKKESSNPGFDKATHESKGMYLFKCLEDEAEQLEREKKEKKQKRREEKKAKKESSNPGFDKATHESKGMYLFKCLEDEAEQLERSNLTEEHGQAVCSQNSSCSSDSTQNSNKRKRPASPSHGNIQAHGSIIRIRLSKKDGQGKTSTAKEKQLRKPAQKDVEVTVRTSVERANPLLKATNNQGCPSPSVLEPSPSTSGWRDCVAVDKAATASCSKAHENSIEFQYRNLIENWLPPSLQTEHLDVDGEAWLFQRKPKHTRVGEKSAVSKEVSNDSTCGSSALWPRAQYIHDAELYALPFTVPF; the protein is encoded by the exons ATGTCTCGGTGCTTCCCATACCCACCACCTGGCTATTCGCTGAATACAGCAGCCAATAATGAAGCCTTGATCGAATCGATTAAG CTCCAAAGGGAGAGGGAGATAGCTAAAGcagaaaagaagaaggagaagaagagggaaaagaaagaaaagagaagagaagagaagaaggCAAAGAAGGAGTCAAGTAATCCTGGATTTGACAAAGCCACTCATGAGTCCAAAGGAATGTACTTGTTTAAATGTCTAGAAGACGAAGCTGAACAGTTGGAgagggaaaagaaagaaaagaaacagaagagaagagaagagaagaaggCAAAGAAGGAGTCAAGTAATCCTGGATTTGACAAAGCCACCCATGAGTCCAAAGGAATGTACTTGTTTAAATGTCTAGAAGACGAAGCTGAACAGTTGGAGAGGAGCAATCTCACTGAGGAACATGGACAGGCTGTGTGCTCACAGAATTCCAGCTGCTCATCTGACAGCACCCAGAATAGCAATAAAAGGAAGAGGCCTGCCTCACCTTCACATGGCAACATACAGGCACATG GTAGCATTATCCGCATTCGGTTGTCTAAAAAGGATGGGCAAGGTAAGACATCAACTGCCAAGGAGAAGCAGTTGCGAAAACCAGCCCAAAAAGATGTAGAAGTTACAGTCAGGACAAGTGTAGAGAGAGCCAATCCTTTGCTGAAAGCAACCAACAATCAAGGTTGTCCGTCCCCATCAGTTTTAGAGCCAAGTCCATCCACGTCTGGGTGGAGAGACTGTGTTGCTGTAGACAAGGCGGCAACTGCATCATGCTCCAAAGCGCATGAGAACAGCATAGAATTTCAGTACAGGAATTTGATAGAGAACTGGCTTCCACCAAGTCTTCAAACTGAGCATCTTGACGTTGACGGTGAAGCATGGCTGTTTCAAAGAAAACCTAAGCATACTCGAGTTGGAGAAAAAAGTGCAGTCAGCAAAGAAGTCAGCAATGATTCAACATGTGGAAGCTCTGCATTATGGCCACGGGCGCAATACATTCATGATGCTGAATTGTATGCATTGCCCTTCACAGTTCCCTTTTGA
- the LOC104223157 gene encoding uncharacterized protein → MRRISGIAAICRAMDGAAAVSVPQYRTSTVARYSASSSKSSVRSNWYQPTRTAAHAVAGSVLFSVAATTLTEEVHAKEAVPPELRPKDIVLYQYEACPFCNKVKAFLDYYDIAYKIIEVNPISKKEIKWSDYQKVPIVIVDGETLLDSSDIIDKLFEKVRPVDSTSDADEETKWRKWVDNHLVHVLAPNIYRTTSEALESFEYITSHGNFGFTERFTVKYGGAASMYFVSKRLKKKYNITDERAALYEAAETWVDALKGRDFLGGSKPNLADLAVYGVLRPIRYLKSGRDMVENTHIGDWYSRMESAVGVSARIQA, encoded by the exons ATGAGGAGGATAAGTGGAATCGCCGCCATATGCCGGGCCATGGACGGTGCTGCTGCCGTGTCAGTTCCGCAGTACAGGACGTCTACTGTGGCTCGGTACAGCGCGAGCAGCAGCAAATCCTCTGTCAGGTCTAATTGGTATCAACCTACTAGAACCGCCGCTCACGCTGTCGCCGGATCAGTGCTTTTCTCGGTGGCGGCTACCACCTTGACCGAGGAAGTCCACGCTAAAGAAGCAGTGCCTCCGGAATTACGCCCTAAGGATATTGTTCTTTATCAGTATGAAGCTTGTCCATTCTGCAACAAGGTTAAAG CATTCCTTGACTACTATGACATCGCGTACAAGATCATTGAGGTCAACCCCATCAGCAAAAAAGAAATCAAGTGGTCTGATTACCAGAAAGTCCCTATTGTGATAGTTGATGGTGAAACTCTGCTGGACTCATCAG atattattgataaattaTTCGAGAAGGTTCGTCCTGTTGATTCTACCTCGGATGCTGATGAAGAAACCAAATGGCGCAA GTGGGTGGATAATCACTTGGTGCACGTCTTAGCACCCAACATATATCGAACTACCTCAGAAGCTCTAGAATCATTCGAGTACATCACTAGTCATG GTAATTTCGGCTTTACGGAAAGATTTACCGTCAAGTATGGTGGTGCTGCATCCATGTATTTTGTTTCAAAGAGATTGAAGAAGAAGTATAATATTACCGATGAGCGTGCAGCCCTGTATGAAGCTGCAGAAACATGGGTTGATGCTCTGAAGGGTCGAGATTTTCTTG GTGGCTCTAAACCAAACTTGGCTGATCTTGCTGTATATGGCGTTTTGAGACCCATCCGCTACCTGAAATCTGGTAGAGACATGGTGGAGAACACACATATCGGTGATTGGTACTCTCGAATGGAAAGTGCAGTAGGTGTGTCTGCTAGAATTCAAGCTTGA